The Pseudomonas berkeleyensis genome includes a region encoding these proteins:
- a CDS encoding VapE domain-containing protein, which yields MTDRHELLDDVLAQLQDAGLDPDLPLILDVRTRCRAGNDKGRTKTGFYVIYEHTNEGRTYYAGAFGSWREGEKGDFHKLKPVGGRMTDEDRKVIRARVEAAKVKEEAKRAARAASARRRAARAWQKLPERGRCGYLERKGVPAVGLKFGRKGDTALVPMVNVHGQVVGLQALFGQPDEDGLSKRFWPFGVDPVGAFHLLGPHPEPGEPLLICEGYATAASVHLATGLCACAAFTAGNLMPVAEGLREIFPGRQFLFCADDDWQTKTAKGEPWNPGIEKAEHAAQVVGGRVVFPVFSVERDEKWTDFNDLQLAEGLDAVRRQVLASVRPPVDAEWKVALHRNGKGALLPVVANVVLILENDERWDGVIGEDLFAGRTVKRRATPYGGRSGEWTDLDDTRTSIWLAEQYGLMVKSLAVLEAVAVIAHQNPFHPVRDYLQGLKWDGTPRLRSWVKDYLGGVALAGDDDYPGVMGMRYLISAVARVMVPGAKADCVIILEGEQGLNKSSALRVLGGEWFMDTPIPLGEKEAYQAIQGMWIIELAELDAFNKVESTKAKSFFGAEVDIFRPSYGRRNIRLPRQCVFAGSTNQDEYLRDPTGNRRYWPVLCMKVNLAGLREVRDQLWAEALQLYEAGEPWWPQDDEKAMFESEQDVRFQGDAWEPKIVAYLQGNPCKSVGSDELLDKALNLEPGHWGRPEQTRLGQIMHRLKWRRRRMAPEGRGGVRPYRYERPESWKEPGQIPMEPGESFA from the coding sequence ATGACTGACCGTCACGAACTACTCGACGACGTGCTGGCCCAGCTGCAGGACGCTGGGCTTGATCCTGATCTGCCGTTGATCCTCGACGTGCGCACGCGCTGTCGTGCGGGAAACGACAAGGGTCGGACGAAAACCGGCTTCTATGTGATCTATGAACACACGAACGAGGGGCGCACCTATTACGCGGGCGCCTTCGGCTCGTGGCGTGAGGGTGAGAAGGGCGACTTCCATAAGCTGAAGCCTGTGGGCGGCCGGATGACGGATGAGGATCGCAAGGTCATCAGGGCGCGGGTGGAGGCGGCAAAGGTCAAGGAAGAGGCGAAGCGGGCTGCTCGCGCAGCGAGTGCTCGACGCCGGGCCGCGCGGGCCTGGCAGAAGCTGCCGGAGCGAGGGCGCTGCGGGTATCTGGAGCGTAAGGGCGTGCCGGCAGTGGGCTTGAAGTTCGGCCGCAAGGGCGATACGGCGCTGGTGCCGATGGTGAATGTGCATGGCCAGGTCGTTGGCCTGCAGGCGCTGTTCGGCCAGCCGGATGAGGATGGATTGAGCAAGCGGTTTTGGCCGTTCGGTGTTGACCCCGTGGGGGCGTTTCACCTGCTCGGGCCGCACCCTGAGCCGGGTGAGCCGCTGTTGATCTGTGAAGGGTATGCCACGGCGGCGAGCGTGCACCTGGCCACTGGTCTGTGCGCCTGCGCAGCCTTTACAGCAGGGAATTTGATGCCGGTAGCCGAGGGGTTGCGCGAGATCTTCCCTGGTCGGCAGTTCCTGTTCTGTGCGGATGACGATTGGCAGACGAAGACGGCCAAGGGCGAGCCATGGAACCCTGGCATCGAGAAGGCCGAGCACGCGGCGCAGGTTGTCGGCGGGCGTGTGGTGTTCCCGGTGTTCAGTGTTGAGCGGGACGAGAAGTGGACGGACTTCAATGACCTGCAGCTGGCCGAGGGGCTGGATGCTGTGCGGCGCCAGGTGCTGGCGTCGGTTCGGCCGCCTGTTGATGCCGAGTGGAAGGTCGCGCTGCATCGCAATGGCAAGGGCGCGCTGTTGCCGGTGGTGGCCAATGTGGTGTTGATCCTTGAGAACGATGAGCGCTGGGACGGCGTGATTGGTGAGGATCTGTTCGCGGGGCGGACGGTGAAGCGCCGGGCGACGCCTTATGGCGGCCGTTCTGGCGAGTGGACTGACCTCGATGACACGCGCACGTCGATCTGGCTGGCCGAGCAATATGGCTTGATGGTGAAGTCTCTGGCGGTGCTGGAGGCGGTGGCGGTGATCGCGCATCAGAACCCGTTCCACCCGGTGCGGGATTACCTGCAGGGGCTGAAGTGGGATGGCACGCCGCGCTTGCGGTCGTGGGTGAAGGATTACCTGGGCGGCGTTGCGCTGGCCGGGGACGATGACTATCCGGGCGTCATGGGGATGCGCTATCTGATTTCGGCGGTGGCGCGGGTGATGGTGCCGGGGGCGAAGGCTGACTGTGTGATCATCCTTGAGGGTGAGCAGGGGCTGAACAAGTCGTCGGCGTTGCGTGTGTTGGGCGGCGAGTGGTTCATGGATACGCCGATCCCGCTGGGGGAGAAAGAGGCGTACCAGGCGATTCAGGGGATGTGGATCATCGAGCTGGCCGAGCTGGATGCGTTCAACAAGGTTGAGAGCACCAAGGCGAAGTCGTTCTTCGGGGCTGAGGTGGACATTTTCCGGCCGAGCTACGGGCGGCGGAACATTCGGTTGCCGCGTCAGTGTGTGTTCGCCGGCTCGACGAACCAGGACGAGTACCTGCGCGACCCGACTGGGAACCGGCGTTACTGGCCGGTGCTGTGCATGAAGGTGAACCTGGCCGGCCTGCGCGAGGTGCGCGACCAGCTGTGGGCCGAGGCGCTGCAGCTGTATGAGGCTGGTGAGCCTTGGTGGCCGCAGGATGATGAAAAGGCGATGTTCGAGTCTGAACAGGACGTGCGCTTTCAGGGTGACGCTTGGGAGCCGAAAATCGTTGCGTATCTGCAGGGCAATCCTTGCAAGAGCGTGGGCAGCGATGAGTTGCTGGATAAGGCGTTGAACCTTGAGCCGGGCCATTGGGGGCGGCCTGAGCAGACGCGGCTTGGCCAGATCATGCATCGGTTGAAGTGGCGGCGCAGGCGCATGGCGCCGGAGGGCCGAGGCGGCGTGCGGCCGTACAGGTATGAGCGGCCGGAGAGCTGGAAGGAACCTGGCCAGATCCCGATGGAGCCGGGGGAGTCGTTCGCATGA
- a CDS encoding excisionase produces the protein MSTPRWVLIPKAAELLGYTVNAIEHKVKSGMWSQGRMWRKARDGRIFINIEEVDKWVEQSPQEAA, from the coding sequence ATGAGCACACCTCGCTGGGTACTCATCCCCAAAGCCGCCGAATTGCTCGGTTACACCGTCAACGCCATCGAGCACAAGGTTAAGAGTGGCATGTGGTCGCAAGGCCGCATGTGGCGCAAGGCGCGTGACGGGCGGATTTTCATCAACATCGAGGAGGTAGATAAGTGGGTAGAGCAGTCACCCCAGGAAGCGGCCTAG
- a CDS encoding phosphoadenosine phosphosulfate reductase domain-containing protein: protein MTVLTQIDLATAIRWPFHPTEILLGEQHNIVSVSGGKDSTALLLLAIAQGAPNLRAVFADTGNEHELTLEYIDYLEQATGVTIERRSADFSRQIARKREFIATKWRAQGIAETVVEAALQVLQPTGIPFLDLCLWRGRFPSRKAQFCTEALKRDVIIEQVMLPLMDGQNMILSWQGVRRDESEARRYLPEAEHVGGNLYNYRPLLNWDVAGVFEAHRYMGIKPNPLYSLGMGRVGCMPCINCRKGELREIAARFPEHIDRIEQWEHLTRLASKRGAATFFAGANAKHQKGSIKHMSSEQIVALANIREAVEWSKTTRGGIQYDLMAIDGEADSTACSSAYGLCDSDWQPVKIEEAA from the coding sequence ATGACCGTCCTAACCCAAATCGACCTGGCCACAGCGATCCGTTGGCCATTCCACCCGACCGAGATCCTGCTGGGCGAACAGCACAACATCGTCAGCGTCTCGGGCGGCAAGGACTCCACCGCCCTCCTGCTGCTGGCCATCGCCCAGGGTGCGCCCAACCTGCGCGCCGTGTTCGCGGACACCGGCAACGAGCACGAGCTGACGCTGGAGTACATCGACTATCTTGAGCAAGCCACGGGCGTAACCATTGAACGCCGCAGCGCGGACTTCTCCCGCCAGATCGCCCGCAAGCGCGAGTTCATCGCCACCAAGTGGCGCGCCCAGGGCATAGCAGAAACCGTCGTAGAAGCAGCGCTGCAGGTGCTGCAGCCAACAGGAATCCCATTCCTTGACCTATGCCTGTGGCGCGGCCGCTTCCCAAGCCGCAAAGCGCAGTTCTGCACCGAGGCGCTCAAGCGCGACGTCATCATCGAACAGGTGATGCTGCCACTAATGGATGGCCAGAACATGATTCTCAGCTGGCAAGGCGTCAGGCGCGACGAGTCCGAGGCACGGCGCTATCTGCCCGAGGCCGAACACGTCGGCGGCAATCTCTACAACTACCGCCCCCTGCTGAACTGGGACGTAGCCGGCGTGTTCGAGGCGCACCGCTACATGGGCATTAAACCGAACCCGCTCTACAGCCTCGGCATGGGGCGCGTCGGCTGCATGCCCTGCATCAACTGCCGCAAAGGCGAGCTGCGCGAGATCGCGGCCCGCTTCCCCGAGCACATCGACCGCATTGAGCAGTGGGAACACCTCACCCGACTGGCCAGCAAGCGCGGCGCAGCAACCTTCTTCGCAGGGGCCAACGCCAAGCACCAGAAAGGATCAATCAAGCACATGAGCTCGGAGCAGATCGTTGCACTGGCGAATATTCGCGAGGCCGTGGAGTGGTCGAAAACAACACGCGGCGGCATCCAGTACGACCTCATGGCCATCGACGGCGAAGCCGACTCCACCGCCTGCAGCAGCGCCTACGGCCTATGCGATAGCGACTGGCAGCCAGTGAAGATAGAGGAGGCAGCATGA
- a CDS encoding XRE family transcriptional regulator has translation MENLGTRIARLRKAKGLSQTQLGNECNWERGQARVSNYEKGLREPNLADLRTLATALDVSLMELIEGTPTQAAETPATYGHVPDATEYALVPQYTAHGAAGNGQLNDHIEVKGGLVFKRAWLSRMSLRERNLHVIYVQGHSMEPTVCDGDVVLLDESQTQARDGRIYALRKPDGELIIKRLIQSLTGGWIIRSDNEDKRSYPDQPVSDSDLEQLCIVGRVVWHGGAL, from the coding sequence ATGGAAAATCTAGGCACACGAATCGCCCGCCTTCGCAAGGCAAAAGGCCTTTCCCAAACGCAGCTCGGCAACGAATGCAATTGGGAAAGAGGGCAGGCGCGCGTCAGCAACTACGAGAAAGGGCTGCGCGAACCAAACCTGGCAGACCTTCGCACTCTGGCTACTGCACTCGACGTATCTCTTATGGAGCTGATTGAGGGCACACCAACCCAAGCCGCAGAAACGCCCGCAACCTACGGCCACGTACCCGATGCCACCGAGTACGCGTTAGTGCCCCAGTACACAGCGCATGGCGCGGCAGGCAATGGCCAACTTAATGATCACATTGAGGTAAAGGGCGGCCTGGTATTCAAGCGCGCATGGCTGTCGCGAATGAGCCTGAGAGAGCGAAACCTGCACGTGATCTACGTGCAAGGACACAGCATGGAACCGACAGTCTGCGATGGCGACGTCGTGCTGCTCGACGAAAGCCAGACCCAGGCGCGCGATGGACGCATCTACGCGCTACGCAAGCCAGACGGCGAACTGATCATCAAGCGCCTGATACAGTCCCTGACAGGCGGCTGGATCATCCGAAGCGACAACGAAGATAAGCGCTCCTACCCCGATCAGCCCGTTTCAGATTCAGACCTCGAACAGCTTTGCATCGTCGGTCGCGTTGTCTGGCACGGAGGTGCCCTCTAG
- a CDS encoding site-specific integrase: MGRAVTPGSGLEAELAKHTGVEIHGNSIRIVFMWKRRRCRETLGLPVTKANIKHASQLRAAVLHAIKTGTFDYAQHFPESRQAGNYSSNRDERLHLLLARYKPLKAVDITEETERRYVLALDICIELLGKDRLASVLMPEDIQNLRVTLITTRTTSTVNHYLAVLAGFLGWCEANGYCRPGLASACTRFEMTDRDPDPLTKAELAELLNKGCLHPMDRAAVTLAVYTGIRPGELGALAREDIDLAKGQIHINRAITSQGTFKLPKTGKRRTVLLFPPALEACRELLAIEHGIEPQTIDVQLSRHESMQETVTPLLSPVVQARKKHVNPWFIPSSWNCKWANIQRRAKIRPRRPYQTRHTYACWCLVARGNLAFIAKQMGHKDFTMLVQVYAKWMDDESPNELQHIWSGMQSTN; this comes from the coding sequence GTGGGTAGAGCAGTCACCCCAGGAAGCGGCCTAGAGGCCGAGCTGGCGAAGCACACCGGGGTCGAGATCCACGGCAACAGCATCCGCATCGTGTTCATGTGGAAGCGCCGCCGCTGCCGCGAAACCCTCGGTTTACCGGTCACCAAGGCCAACATCAAGCACGCCTCCCAGCTCCGGGCGGCAGTGCTTCATGCCATCAAGACCGGCACCTTCGACTATGCCCAGCACTTCCCCGAGTCCCGCCAGGCCGGCAACTACAGCAGCAACCGCGACGAGCGCCTGCACCTGTTGCTGGCCCGTTACAAGCCGCTCAAGGCCGTCGACATCACCGAGGAAACCGAACGCCGCTATGTCCTGGCACTCGACATCTGCATCGAGTTACTGGGCAAAGACCGACTGGCCAGCGTACTGATGCCCGAGGACATCCAGAACCTGCGCGTCACGCTGATCACTACCCGCACCACCTCGACGGTGAACCACTACCTGGCCGTCCTCGCCGGGTTCCTGGGCTGGTGCGAAGCAAACGGCTATTGCCGGCCGGGGCTGGCAAGTGCCTGCACCCGTTTCGAGATGACCGACCGCGACCCCGACCCACTCACCAAAGCCGAGCTGGCCGAGCTGCTAAACAAGGGATGCCTTCACCCCATGGATCGGGCAGCAGTGACCCTGGCCGTGTACACCGGCATACGCCCCGGCGAACTGGGTGCGCTGGCCAGGGAGGACATCGACCTGGCGAAGGGGCAGATCCACATCAACCGTGCCATCACCAGCCAGGGCACCTTCAAGCTGCCAAAGACCGGCAAGCGCCGCACGGTGCTGCTGTTCCCGCCAGCACTGGAAGCCTGCCGCGAGCTGCTGGCCATCGAGCACGGCATCGAGCCGCAGACCATCGACGTGCAGTTGAGCAGGCATGAGTCTATGCAAGAGACAGTGACCCCGCTGCTCTCGCCCGTCGTGCAGGCGCGCAAGAAGCACGTCAATCCATGGTTCATCCCGTCCTCATGGAACTGCAAGTGGGCGAACATCCAGCGCCGCGCGAAGATCCGCCCGCGCCGTCCGTACCAAACTCGGCACACCTATGCCTGCTGGTGCCTGGTCGCCCGTGGTAACCTCGCGTTCATCGCCAAGCAGATGGGTCACAAGGACTTCACCATGCTGGTTCAGGTGTACGCCAAATGGATGGACGACGAGTCCCCAAACGAGCTGCAGCACATCTGGTCAGGCATGCAAAGCACCAACTGA
- a CDS encoding PA0613 family protein: MIRYIDEALQLWAAELHPPDDATPMICGGGGSVLAALIDSRGELIRGTRGSKVLLEQSAEIELLVNKYLPDKERQVVIEHYTNHDSLDSQKWAACGCSRPQYYRRLHQAHESLERGLINRKRAA; this comes from the coding sequence ATGATCAGATATATCGACGAGGCGCTGCAGCTGTGGGCGGCTGAGTTGCATCCGCCTGATGATGCAACGCCGATGATTTGCGGTGGTGGCGGTAGCGTGCTGGCGGCTCTGATAGACTCGCGCGGCGAGTTGATCCGGGGTACGCGCGGCAGCAAGGTGCTGCTGGAGCAGTCAGCCGAGATCGAGCTGCTGGTGAACAAGTATCTGCCGGATAAGGAACGACAGGTGGTGATCGAGCACTACACGAACCATGACAGCCTGGACAGCCAGAAGTGGGCGGCGTGCGGGTGTAGTCGGCCGCAGTATTACCGACGATTGCACCAGGCACATGAGAGCCTGGAGCGAGGGTTGATCAACCGGAAGCGCGCCGCATGA
- a CDS encoding P27 family phage terminase small subunit → MTVAPAGSEDAQASAGTVVESPDCPIQFSPEEQQVWDYICDQLRKAGLLHMTAGLAISVIVKKYRRWLTAIEDLDRVIDENHGSIMVKTPNGYEQPHQAVHYVDKQEKELLRWLPSCCLTIPAFAKVKALEKGAEQGDLFLDEIRSFMQGRPS, encoded by the coding sequence ATGACTGTTGCACCGGCTGGCAGTGAAGACGCCCAGGCGTCGGCCGGCACTGTGGTCGAGTCGCCTGACTGCCCGATCCAGTTTTCACCCGAAGAGCAGCAGGTTTGGGACTACATCTGCGACCAGCTGCGCAAGGCCGGCTTGCTGCACATGACGGCCGGTCTCGCGATCTCCGTGATCGTGAAGAAGTACCGCCGCTGGCTCACGGCCATTGAGGATCTCGACCGGGTGATCGATGAGAACCACGGCTCGATCATGGTCAAGACGCCGAACGGCTACGAGCAGCCGCACCAGGCCGTCCACTACGTCGACAAGCAAGAGAAGGAATTGCTGCGATGGCTTCCGTCCTGCTGTCTGACAATCCCGGCCTTTGCGAAGGTCAAGGCGTTGGAAAAAGGCGCCGAGCAAGGCGATCTTTTCCTGGACGAGATCCGAAGCTTTATGCAGGGGCGTCCAAGCTAA
- a CDS encoding HNH endonuclease signature motif containing protein, with protein MPSAPSAVCSAPGCLRLAMPGKTRCEQHQAEADEARAEYRSRQNKDYNARRPKSDSFYWTNRWKRKSEEYRKAHPLCVECERIGLVVEATMVDHIIPYRLRPDLGLVDSNLRALCWQCHNRIGAKVREKDCGVAVRVEPAMPFRLSSPAPRQG; from the coding sequence ATGCCGTCCGCACCGAGTGCGGTCTGCTCGGCGCCTGGTTGCCTGCGTCTTGCGATGCCGGGGAAGACTCGATGCGAGCAGCATCAGGCTGAGGCCGATGAGGCGCGGGCTGAGTACCGCTCACGGCAGAACAAGGACTACAACGCACGTCGCCCGAAGTCGGACAGCTTCTACTGGACGAACCGTTGGAAGCGTAAGAGCGAGGAGTACCGTAAGGCTCACCCGTTGTGCGTTGAGTGCGAGCGGATCGGTCTGGTGGTTGAGGCGACGATGGTCGACCACATCATTCCCTATCGGCTGCGACCGGATCTCGGGTTGGTGGACAGCAACCTGCGCGCGCTCTGCTGGCAGTGTCACAACCGCATCGGTGCGAAGGTTCGAGAGAAGGATTGCGGGGTGGCCGTGCGGGTGGAACCGGCGATGCCGTTCCGGCTGTCGAGCCCGGCGCCCCGGCAGGGGTAG
- a CDS encoding phage antirepressor KilAC domain-containing protein, with protein sequence MSHSLKDTAESLGLKHRELMKRMREKGLLDKFNLPANPEMTKLYLVTREFRYPHPRLGMQYPRSTRVTDAGIPWLADKLGIERQMPEPQADPRDVA encoded by the coding sequence ATGAGCCACTCACTCAAAGACACCGCCGAGAGCCTCGGCCTCAAGCATCGCGAGCTGATGAAGCGCATGCGCGAGAAAGGCCTGCTGGACAAATTCAACCTGCCCGCCAACCCCGAAATGACCAAGCTCTATCTGGTCACGCGCGAGTTTCGCTACCCGCACCCCAGGCTAGGCATGCAGTACCCGCGCAGCACCCGCGTAACCGACGCAGGCATCCCCTGGCTCGCCGACAAACTCGGCATCGAGCGCCAGATGCCCGAACCCCAGGCAGATCCGCGCGATGTTGCCTGA
- a CDS encoding phage holin family protein: protein MSTEQQIQQGLAELPTWLLILVALAGLVGEMGRADLPGIAMAEIIKRVMMRFGSSALCGMAALLAGMYYWNNVYLAGAVAIGVGLVGADIVVGIYARYIAKRAGVDVPPAREGER, encoded by the coding sequence ATGTCGACTGAACAGCAGATCCAGCAGGGCTTGGCCGAGTTGCCGACGTGGCTGCTCATTCTGGTTGCCCTTGCTGGGTTGGTTGGCGAGATGGGCCGTGCTGACCTGCCGGGCATTGCCATGGCCGAGATCATCAAGCGCGTGATGATGCGCTTCGGCAGCTCGGCGCTGTGTGGCATGGCTGCGCTGCTGGCGGGCATGTACTACTGGAACAACGTCTATCTGGCTGGTGCCGTTGCCATCGGCGTCGGCTTGGTTGGCGCGGATATCGTCGTTGGCATCTACGCCCGCTACATCGCTAAGCGGGCTGGAGTGGATGTGCCGCCTGCCCGTGAGGGTGAGCGCTGA
- a CDS encoding phosphohydrolase, with product MTWILTQSATQVDILKPQAKQIRIDDICHGLAHVCRFNGQTRHHYSVAQHSLIVADIVPQEHKLAALLHDAAEAYIADIARPIKLLMIEAAKRRNAAWRAVLNQHSHSPVSAWEFAKQQRIFSDPEFGGLSILIDTYKQIERRLWLAICERFDLDPALPDCVHEADMIALATERQQLMPLHPEPWECLEGVEPLAKAIPEWTPTHARQVYHHQLMELLATTHRTKVFAQAERELIHGTSTASPAGLMSIAQEVKA from the coding sequence ATGACTTGGATACTCACCCAAAGCGCCACCCAGGTGGACATCCTCAAGCCCCAGGCCAAGCAGATCCGCATTGACGACATCTGCCACGGCCTGGCCCACGTCTGCCGCTTCAATGGCCAGACCCGCCACCACTACTCGGTCGCCCAGCATTCCCTGATCGTCGCCGACATCGTGCCGCAGGAACACAAGCTGGCCGCCCTGCTGCACGACGCGGCCGAGGCCTACATAGCCGACATTGCCCGCCCCATCAAGCTGCTGATGATCGAGGCCGCCAAGCGCCGCAACGCCGCCTGGAGGGCGGTACTCAACCAGCACAGCCACAGCCCTGTCAGCGCCTGGGAGTTCGCCAAGCAGCAGCGAATTTTCAGCGACCCTGAGTTCGGCGGGCTGTCGATCCTGATCGACACTTACAAGCAGATAGAGCGCCGCCTATGGCTGGCCATCTGCGAACGCTTCGACCTTGACCCGGCGCTGCCTGACTGCGTGCACGAGGCGGACATGATCGCCCTGGCCACCGAGCGGCAGCAGCTCATGCCCCTGCACCCCGAGCCCTGGGAATGCCTCGAAGGCGTCGAGCCCCTGGCCAAGGCCATCCCCGAATGGACGCCCACTCACGCCCGCCAGGTCTACCACCATCAGCTGATGGAGCTGCTGGCCACCACCCACCGCACCAAGGTGTTTGCCCAGGCCGAGCGCGAACTGATCCACGGCACCTCAACTGCCTCGCCTGCAGGACTCATGAGCATCGCGCAGGAGGTGAAGGCGTGA
- a CDS encoding glyoxalase superfamily protein, whose product MQANPLPSLDRIKKQAKQLRKATELTHMQALEAIARNHGFKTYASLQAAHKQAKAG is encoded by the coding sequence ATGCAAGCCAACCCGCTACCCAGCCTCGACCGCATCAAAAAGCAGGCCAAGCAGCTCCGCAAGGCCACCGAACTCACCCACATGCAGGCGCTGGAGGCCATCGCACGCAACCACGGATTCAAGACCTACGCCAGCCTGCAGGCTGCCCACAAGCAAGCGAAGGCCGGCTGA
- a CDS encoding helix-turn-helix transcriptional regulator, whose translation MNRISEIRRAAGISQLALVDQLRWSQGRVSNYESGRRVPGLTECRAIVRALNVLGADCSLDDVFPPEAEQVPAAA comes from the coding sequence ATGAACCGCATTTCCGAGATCCGCCGAGCTGCTGGAATCTCGCAGCTCGCCCTGGTCGATCAGCTCCGCTGGTCGCAGGGGCGCGTCAGCAACTATGAGTCGGGTCGTCGAGTGCCAGGCCTCACTGAGTGTCGTGCCATTGTGCGTGCGCTCAATGTGCTGGGTGCTGACTGCTCGCTTGATGACGTATTCCCGCCTGAGGCTGAACAGGTTCCGGCTGCTGCATAG
- a CDS encoding pyocin activator PrtN family protein, with protein MSPPNDQQQPLRLLPAPRPTTLDMLFRMFGTVLIPLEAVRAELFRNLNIERFRNQVGTAAIPLPVTTLQDSNKAMRYIEIHHLAAHIDQRAGQADDALAKVLGKEQED; from the coding sequence ATGAGCCCACCCAACGACCAACAGCAGCCACTGCGCCTGCTGCCAGCCCCCAGGCCGACCACGCTGGACATGCTCTTTCGCATGTTCGGCACCGTCCTGATCCCACTGGAGGCCGTGCGCGCCGAGCTGTTCCGCAACCTCAACATCGAGCGCTTCCGCAATCAAGTCGGCACCGCAGCCATCCCCCTACCGGTCACGACCCTGCAGGACAGCAACAAGGCCATGCGCTACATCGAGATCCACCACCTGGCCGCCCACATCGACCAACGCGCCGGCCAAGCCGACGACGCCCTAGCCAAGGTGCTGGGCAAAGAGCAAGAGGACTAA
- a CDS encoding phage regulatory CII family protein: MPYRSRWSSIERAKRTILLPTQACRHAVDEYPGGATGIAGAHGSMSPSTLNHKLSLTGSNPKHRLNIDELGLIMELTRDPRIVDALLHPIGFVGIDVSDLREGETAEALLESLGSMLSREGELITHLTKSLADNHVNCDELDEFELLTERLAQAVFKLLFVVRQKHREGRANG, translated from the coding sequence ATGCCTTACCGTTCACGCTGGAGCAGTATCGAGCGCGCCAAGCGTACGATCCTGCTGCCTACCCAAGCCTGTCGCCATGCTGTTGATGAGTATCCTGGCGGTGCCACTGGCATCGCCGGGGCTCACGGCTCCATGAGCCCTTCTACCCTCAACCATAAGCTGAGCCTGACCGGCTCGAACCCGAAGCATCGGCTGAACATCGATGAGCTGGGGCTGATCATGGAGCTGACCCGTGATCCGCGCATCGTCGATGCGCTGTTGCACCCGATTGGCTTCGTTGGCATCGATGTCAGCGACCTGCGCGAGGGCGAAACGGCCGAGGCGCTGCTGGAAAGCCTCGGCTCGATGCTGAGCCGTGAGGGTGAGTTGATCACCCACCTGACCAAGTCCCTTGCTGACAATCATGTGAACTGCGACGAGCTGGACGAGTTCGAGCTGCTGACCGAGCGCCTGGCTCAGGCGGTTTTCAAGCTGCTTTTCGTGGTGCGCCAGAAGCATCGGGAGGGCCGGGCTAATGGCTGA
- a CDS encoding TraR/DksA C4-type zinc finger protein has protein sequence MADNADRAADEYAVHEQARAASRVNAAPVHRLGCEECDAPIPLERRQALVGHDCLLCIDCQQLLERKGGVW, from the coding sequence ATGGCTGACAACGCAGATCGCGCGGCGGATGAATACGCCGTGCACGAACAGGCCCGCGCCGCTTCCCGCGTGAACGCGGCGCCTGTGCATCGGCTGGGTTGTGAAGAGTGCGATGCGCCGATCCCGCTGGAGCGTCGTCAGGCGCTGGTGGGGCATGACTGCCTGCTGTGCATCGACTGCCAGCAGCTGCTGGAGCGGAAAGGGGGTGTGTGGTGA